The Mycolicibacterium fluoranthenivorans genomic interval ACGCCACGAACTGATCCAGGCTGGCCAGGAACGGCGGTTCGCCGCTGCCGATGGACACCCGCTCGTTGGTCAGGGTGTTGCGGCTGACCTCCCACCCGCGGTCGACCTCGCCGAGCACCATCGAGTCCGGGACGAACACATCGTCGATGAACACGGTGTTGAACAAGGCGTCGCCGGTCAGCTCGCGCAGCGGTTTCACCTCCACGCCAGGCGATTTCATGTCCAACAGGAAATAGGTGATGCCGTTGTGCTTCGGGGCACTCGGGTCGGTGCGGGCCAGTAGCGCGCCCCACTGGGAGAACTGTGCACCGGTGGTCCAGATCTTCTGCCCGGTGATCCGCCAGCCGCCGTCGACCTTGGTGGCCTTCGTGGTCAGGCTGGCCAGGTCCGAGCCGGCGCCGGGCTCGGAAAACAGCTGGCACCAGATCATCTCGCCGCGGAAGGTGGGGGACAGGAACTGCTGCTGCTGTTCGTCGGTGCCGTAGGCCACGATGGACGGGATGATCCAGGCCGCGATGCCCATGTTGGGGCGGGCGACCTTCCCGGTGCTGAACTCCTGGGCGGTGATGATCTGTTCGACGGGGCCGGCGTTGCGTCCCCACGGTGTGGGCAGATGCGGCTGCACCCAGCCGCCCTCGGCGATTGCGGCGTTACGCTCTTCGCGCGGAATGGCTTTCAACGCTGCAACCTCGGCGCGAATCTCCTCGCGGAGCTTCTCGGTGTCCGGGTCGAGATCGATGTTGAGGGTGCGCAGCCCGGAGCTGGTGGCGGTGTCGACGACAAGCTGCGGGTAGTCGGCAGCCCGGCCGAAGCTGGCCGCGAGAATCAGCGAGCGACGGTAGAAGATGTTGGTGTCGTGCTCCCAGGTGAAGCCGATACCACCGTGCACCTGGATGCACTCCTGGGCGCAGTGCTGAGAGGCGACGGGGGCGAGCGTGCCCGCGACGGCGGCGGCGAACTCCCACCTGGAATCGGGATCGCCGTTGCGGAGTTCGTCCAGCGCCCGCGACGCGTCCCACACCGCGGCGGTGGCACGCTCGGTCTCGGCGATCATGCCCGAGCACTTGTGCTTGATGGCCTGGAACTGGCCGATGGGGCGGCCGAACTGCTCACGGATCTTGGCGTACTCGGTCGCGGTGTCGGTGGCCCAGCGGGCGACGCCGACACACTCGGCAGACAGCAGCGTGGCGATG includes:
- a CDS encoding acyl-CoA dehydrogenase, whose translation is MPIAINPEHNDLADSVRSLVAKVAPADVLHEALETPISNPPSYWKAAAEQGLQGVHLAEEVGGQGFGILELAITLAEFGYGAVPGPFVPSAIASALISANDPKSPLLQGLAAGDTIAAYAIDSGLTATATDDKLVIRGEVRAVPAAGQASVLVLPVSGLGEASSVQWVVLDADTLELEPVASIDPLRPVAHVRANAVEVGLDKVLSNLTRTHARALIATLLSAECVGVARWATDTATEYAKIREQFGRPIGQFQAIKHKCSGMIAETERATAAVWDASRALDELRNGDPDSRWEFAAAVAGTLAPVASQHCAQECIQVHGGIGFTWEHDTNIFYRRSLILAASFGRAADYPQLVVDTATSSGLRTLNIDLDPDTEKLREEIRAEVAALKAIPREERNAAIAEGGWVQPHLPTPWGRNAGPVEQIITAQEFSTGKVARPNMGIAAWIIPSIVAYGTDEQQQQFLSPTFRGEMIWCQLFSEPGAGSDLASLTTKATKVDGGWRITGQKIWTTGAQFSQWGALLARTDPSAPKHNGITYFLLDMKSPGVEVKPLRELTGDALFNTVFIDDVFVPDSMVLGEVDRGWEVSRNTLTNERVSIGSGEPPFLASLDQFVAFLAEGQFDQIEQNHAGKLIAEGYAAKVLNLRSTLLTLAGGDPMPAAAISKLLSMKTGQGYAEFGVSSFGTDGAVGDKQQITGKWADYLLFSRATTIYGGTTEVQLNIIAERLLGLPRDP